The genomic region CCGACGACCCGGCACTGAACGATATTGCGGAGGAAGAAGTAGTACACCATCACCAGATACGAGGAGGATGAGACATATGGCAACAAACATACTGATCGTCGGCGGAGGCCTTGCCGGCACCATTGTGGCAAATGGCCTTTGTCGCCAATTGTCGGAAGAAATGAAGTCGGGGCAAGTGGGCATCACCATCTTGGGCACCACTGACAAGCATATGTATCAGCCCGGTCTGCTCTACGTTCCCTTCGGTCGCATTCGTGAGACCGAACTGTTCCGTGATCAGCGCAAGGTGCTGAACCGACGCGTTGCCTTCTTTGTCGATCCGGCGAAGAACATCGACGTGGATGCCAAGCAGGTCACCACGGAATCGGGCAAGACCTTCAAGTATGACTACCTGGTCATCGCCACCGGTTCCCAGATCATGCCGCAGAACATTCCCGGCATGGAGGAAGGCGGTCACTGGTTCTACGATCTGGATGGCGCGCGCAAGATGCGCGAGGACCTGGCCAAGTTCGAGGGGGGCAAGGTCGTGGTCAACGTCAACGCCCCGCACAAGTGCCCGGTGGCGCCGCTGGAAATCACTTTCATGCTGTACGACTACTTCAAGGACAAGGGCATCCTCGACAAGTGCGAGATCACCTATACCTACCCCATCGGCCGCATTCACGCGCTCGAGCCCGTGGCCAACTGGGCGAAACCTGAGATGGACAGGCTTGGCATCAAGTACGAGACCTTCTTCAATACAAAGGAAGTCGACCCCAAGGGCAAGACCATTTCCTCCGAGGAAGGCACCTCGCTGCCGTACGATTTCCTGGTCACGATACCGCCGCACAACGGGCAGCAGGTAATCAAGGACTCCGGTCTTGGCGACGGCGGCTGGGTACCTACCAACACGAAGACGCTGCACAGGGAGGGTTCCACGGATGTCTTCGTCTGCGGCGATACGACCAATATCCCGATCTCCAAGGCCGGTTCCACCGCGCACTTCGAGGCCGACACCATCATCGACAACCTGACATCCCTTGTTCAGGAAGGTCGCATGGCGCGGGACTACGATGGCAAGGTGTTCTGCTTCGTGGAGACCGGGACCCGCACAGGGACCTATGTTTGGTTCAACTACACCACGCCGCCGAACCCCGGTCCGCCCTCGCAGATGATTCACTGGTTCAAGCTGGCCTACAACCGGCTGTACTGGTTGTCTGCACGCGGCTTGCTCTAGGAGGGAGACATGGACGATACGACTGCAACCAAAGCACCCGCGGAGATGGAACGCCTGTTCGGCGTGGTATCCGATGCCCTCACCGACGGCATGGTCGAGCGTGCGGCCACCACCTACGGCAGCGTGCTGGAGGTGGTGGACCATCTCGCCGAGCCCGACACCCTGGCGGCGGTGCACACTGTTCTCGATGAACTCACTACGCTACACCAGACGGGCGGGTTGACCTCGTTGTTCGAGATGATTCATTTCCTCAATGCGATGCGCAACGCGAGCACCGACGGCATCGTCGAACGGGGTGCAATCTTCATCGAACACATGGTCAACAACCTCGCCACCGAGGACATCGCCAACCTGGCCTCCAACGCCTCGGAGGCCATGCACGAGGCGCAGGAGGAAACCGCGAAGGTTCGCCATTCCGGCGGTGTGTTCTCTACCCTCGGTATGATCTCCAAACCGGAGACCCAGGCCTCGCTGCATTTCCTGCTGACATTTGCGCAGAAGCTGCAGGCAAAAACCTAGGCAGACTCCCCAAGGAAGACCCCCTCGGCCGACCGGACCCCATCCGGTCGGCCAATCTTTTTGCAGGTTCGACGCCCATTTACCTAGCTTTACCTGATTGACCTGTCCCTGCCCGGTTCGTGGGCATAAAATGCATTGCATGGACGAGCCTCGACCGCGCAGAATCCCGGATATCCGCCAGGTGCTGGCCGGCGGCGGCGCGACGGTGTGGAAGCAGCGGCCACCCTGGCTACTCCCCGCGGCGGCGCTGGCGATTATCCTTGTTGCCGGTGTGATCTGGTATGCCAATCGCAACGGCAGCGACTCTCAATACAAGAGTGCCGAAGTGTCCCGCGGAGATCTCACGGTGATGGTTACGGCAACGGGAACCCTGGAGCCGGTCAATCAGGTGGACGTGGGCAGCGAACTGTCCGGCACCATCCGCAGTGTCGAAGCGGATGTCAACGACCACGTGAAGCAGGGGCAGGTCCTTGCGCGCCTGGATACCGAACGGCTGAAGGCACGTGTTCACGAATCGCAGTCAGCCCTGGACGCAGCCAGGGCGAAGCTCGCGGAGAGCAAGGCAACCCTGGCCGAAAACCAGAAGAAGTACGAACGGCTCAAGGCCCTCGCCGAGAAACAGCTGTATTCCCAGCAGGAACTCGAGACGGCCCACGCGGCGAATCAGACGGACTTGTCCAAGGCCGTGATTGTCTCACCCGTGGACGGCATCGTGCTCAAGCGCAACGTGGAGCCGGGCCAAACCGTGGCTGCGTCGTTTCAGACACCGGTACTGTTTACCCTGGCTGAAGACCTGAGCAAGATGGAACTGCATGTGGACGTAGACGAGGCCGATGTCGGACAGGTGAAGGAGGGGCAGAAGGCCAGCTTCACGGTGGATGCCTATCCCGATCGCCATTTCCAGGCGCAGATTGTCAAGGTTCATTATGCGCCGAGTGTGGAGCAGGACGTGGTGACGTGTGAAGCCCTGCTCAGCGTGGACAACTCTGACCTGGTACTTCGGCCGGGAATGACCGCCACCGCCGAGATCGTGACCCGTGTTATTCACGACGCACTGCTGGTGCCTAACGGCGCATTGCGCTTCACACCGCCAGCTCCCGAGACAAAATCGCAAGGCAGTGGAATGCGTGGTCTGCTACCCCGTCCACATCGCCGGACGCCGGCGCAGCAGCAGGCGGCGAACGCCAAACCGGGCGCAAAGAAACAGCAGGTCTGGATTCTGCGCGATCACAAGCCGGTGCCGATCGCGGTCACGGTGGGCGCGACCGACGGCCGTATGACCGAAATCACCGGTGGCGAGTTGCAGGCCGGGATGAAGGTCCTCGTGGATGTAATCAAGACGTCGGACAAATGAGCGCCGATCCGCTCGAGTCACCACTAATCCAGCTCAGCGGCGTGACCAAGGTTTATGGCAGCGGGCACGCCGCCGTTCACGCCCTGCGAGGCATCGATTTGCAGGTGCGGGACGGAGAGTTCGTGGCCGTCATGGGTGCCAGCGGCTCGGGCAAGTCCACGTGCATGAACATACTCGGCTGTCTCGATACCCCGACGTCGGGAGTCTATCAGTTCCGGGACGTGGAGGTCGGGACGCTAAATCGCGATCAGCGTGCGCTTCTGAGGCGCAATTTCATTGGCTTCATCTTTCAGACGTATAACCTGCTTGCACGTACCACCGCACTGGAGAACGTGGAATTACCACTGGTCTATCGCGGTGTTTCGCCGACGGAAAGGCACCGGCTGGCGCAAGAGGCCCTGGAGTCCGTGGGACTGGGGAACTGGATCCATCACAAACCCAACGAGCTATCCGGGGGACAGCAGCAGCGAGTGGCCATTGCCCGCGCCATCGTGACCGATCCCCTGTTGTTGCTTGCGGATGAGCCCACGGGAAATCTGGATTCGACCAACAGCAACGAGATCATGAAGCTGTTAACCGGCTTCAACCGGGATCGTGGTCTGACCATCGTTATGGTTACTCATGAAAAGGACGTCGCCGCCTACGCCCAACGGATCGTGCACTTTCACGACGGCCACATCGCCTCCGACAGCCTCAAGGCACCCGGGGAGGTGCGCTGATGTTTGGCAATATCCTCTTGCTGGCCTTCCGCGAATTGCGCCGCAACGTGATGCGGTCCGCCCTGACCATCCTGGGAATTGTCATTGGCGTGGCGGCGGTCATTGTTATGGTGACTCTGGGCCGCGGTACGACACGACAGGTGGCGGCGGAGATCGCCAGCCTGGGCAGCAATCAGTTGCAGGTGCGTCCCGGTGAGCGCTCTCGTCCGGGCGGCGTGCATGCCACCGCGGAACAGTTTGTACTTGCGGACGCGGAGGCGATCGAACGGGATATCGCCGGGATTCGGGCCGTGGCGCCGATCGCGTCCACAACCCTGCTTGCAGTATACGGGAATGCCAACTGAAAGCTGGTCTGCGTCATCGGCAAGACCGTGCGGGAAAATCTCTTCGGTGGGCAGAATCCCCTGGACGCCTCGATTCGTCTCGGCAAGCTTTCGTGTGAGGTGGTCGGTGTTCTGTCGGCCAAGGGGCAGAGCACCTTCGGTCAGGATCAGGATGATCTTGTGGTGGTGCCGATCCGGGGATTTCAGCGGCGCATCGCCGGCAACCGGGATGTGAACACCATTTACATCACAGCGCAGTCCGGGGGTCTGATCCCCAAGGTGAAACAGGATGTTGAGGCGCTGATGCGTCAACGGCGGCACATCAAGTCCGGAGAAGAGGATGACTTCTATGTGCGGGATATCCAGGAGATTGCGGAGCGCGTGACCAGCACCACCGAAACCCTGACCGCACTGCTGGGTGCGGTTGCGGCCGTGAGCCTGCTGGTTGGCGGTATCGGCATCATGAACATTATGTTGGTATCAGTAACCGAACGAACCCGTGAAATCGGCATTCGGCTCGCCATCGGTGCCCTGGAGAGGGACGTGCTTCGCCAGTTTCTGGTCGAGGCAGTGGTCCTGGCCAGTATCGGCGGAATCACGGGAATTGTCCTTGGCCTTACCGGCAGTGCCGTGGCTTCACCCATGCTGGGCGTCCCATTCGTCTTCGATCCGATGATTACCCTCGTCGCCTTTCTGTTCTCGGCCGGCGTCGGCGTTGTCTTCGGCTATTTTCCGGCGCGCAAGGCGGCGCGCCTGAATCCCATCGACGCCCTGCGGCACGAGTAGGCCCGGTAGCGGGGTGTCTGGACGCGTTTGCCGGGTTCATCCGGTCCTG from Acidiferrobacteraceae bacterium harbors:
- a CDS encoding FAD/NAD(P)-binding oxidoreductase, producing MATNILIVGGGLAGTIVANGLCRQLSEEMKSGQVGITILGTTDKHMYQPGLLYVPFGRIRETELFRDQRKVLNRRVAFFVDPAKNIDVDAKQVTTESGKTFKYDYLVIATGSQIMPQNIPGMEEGGHWFYDLDGARKMREDLAKFEGGKVVVNVNAPHKCPVAPLEITFMLYDYFKDKGILDKCEITYTYPIGRIHALEPVANWAKPEMDRLGIKYETFFNTKEVDPKGKTISSEEGTSLPYDFLVTIPPHNGQQVIKDSGLGDGGWVPTNTKTLHREGSTDVFVCGDTTNIPISKAGSTAHFEADTIIDNLTSLVQEGRMARDYDGKVFCFVETGTRTGTYVWFNYTTPPNPGPPSQMIHWFKLAYNRLYWLSARGLL
- a CDS encoding efflux RND transporter periplasmic adaptor subunit; translation: MDEPRPRRIPDIRQVLAGGGATVWKQRPPWLLPAAALAIILVAGVIWYANRNGSDSQYKSAEVSRGDLTVMVTATGTLEPVNQVDVGSELSGTIRSVEADVNDHVKQGQVLARLDTERLKARVHESQSALDAARAKLAESKATLAENQKKYERLKALAEKQLYSQQELETAHAANQTDLSKAVIVSPVDGIVLKRNVEPGQTVAASFQTPVLFTLAEDLSKMELHVDVDEADVGQVKEGQKASFTVDAYPDRHFQAQIVKVHYAPSVEQDVVTCEALLSVDNSDLVLRPGMTATAEIVTRVIHDALLVPNGALRFTPPAPETKSQGSGMRGLLPRPHRRTPAQQQAANAKPGAKKQQVWILRDHKPVPIAVTVGATDGRMTEITGGELQAGMKVLVDVIKTSDK
- a CDS encoding ABC transporter ATP-binding protein; this encodes MSADPLESPLIQLSGVTKVYGSGHAAVHALRGIDLQVRDGEFVAVMGASGSGKSTCMNILGCLDTPTSGVYQFRDVEVGTLNRDQRALLRRNFIGFIFQTYNLLARTTALENVELPLVYRGVSPTERHRLAQEALESVGLGNWIHHKPNELSGGQQQRVAIARAIVTDPLLLLADEPTGNLDSTNSNEIMKLLTGFNRDRGLTIVMVTHEKDVAAYAQRIVHFHDGHIASDSLKAPGEVR
- a CDS encoding FtsX-like permease family protein, whose translation is MLVSVTERTREIGIRLAIGALERDVLRQFLVEAVVLASIGGITGIVLGLTGSAVASPMLGVPFVFDPMITLVAFLFSAGVGVVFGYFPARKAARLNPIDALRHE